The following proteins are co-located in the Vigna angularis cultivar LongXiaoDou No.4 chromosome 2, ASM1680809v1, whole genome shotgun sequence genome:
- the LOC108323258 gene encoding MDIS1-interacting receptor like kinase 2, which produces MTTFQKVHALVFHILLLALLPLKIASSLTAEAEALVKWKNSLSSPLPPSQDSWSLTNLSNLCIWDAIVCDNTNTTVSEINLSGANLTGTLSALDFASLPNLTQLNLNANNFGGSIPSEIGKLSKLTLLDLGNNLFEDSLPKELGQLRELRYLSLYNNNLNGTIPYQLMNLPKVWYMNLGSNYFITPLHWSQYSCMPSLTRLALHLNPSLTGQFPSFILECHNLTYLDISQNGWNDTIPESLYSNLGKLEYLNLTNNGFGGKLSPNLYMLSNLKELRISYNMFNGPVPTELGLISGLQLLEMKSISAYGKIPSSLGQLRELWHLDLSINSFNSTVPSELGLCKNLSFLSLAVNDLTGPLPMSLANLTKISELGLSDNSFSGELSATLFSNWTQLISLQIQNNNFTGKLPPHIGLLKKLNFLYLHNNHFSGPIPVEIGNLKELTWLDLSQNQFSGPIPSTLWNLTNIQLMNLYFNELSGTIPTDIGNLTSLQIFDVSNNKLYGELPATIAQLTALRNFSVFSNNFTGSLPRQFGKINPSLTCVYLSNNSFSGELPPDICSGGKLIIFAINNNSFSGPLPKSLRNCPSLIRVRLDDNQLSGNITDAFGVLPNLVFISLNTNQLVGELSPEWGECASLTNMNMGSNKLSGKIPSALSKLSQLRYLSLHSNEFTGSIPPEIGNLSLLYSFNLSSNHLSGEIPKSYGRLAKLNFLDLSNNNFSGSIPKEIGDCDGLLSLNLSHNSLSGEIPDELGNLFSLQIMLDISGNSLSGALPQNLEKLTALEILNVSHNHLSGTIPRSFSSMLSLQSIDFSYNKLSGSIPTGRVFQTATAEAYAGNSGLCGEIKGLTCPKSLSPDKSGGVNKKVLLGFIIPVCVLIGMISVGAILRRRHIIKNLDEVSKSNEKSDQPISVVCGRDGKFTFSDLVKATDDFNDKYCVGKGGFGSVYRAQLPTGQVVAVKRLNISYSDDIQPMNRHSFLNEIEALTGVRHRNIIKLYGFCSCRGQMFLVYEYIDRGSLEKVLYGEEGKLELSWATRIKIVQGIAHAISYLHTDCSPQIVHRDVTLNNILLDFDFEPRLADFGTAKLLSSDASTWTSVAGSYGYMAPELAQTMRVTEKCDVYSFGVVVMEILMGKHPGELLGTLSSNKYLSSTEEAQVLLKDVLDQRLPPPTGQLAEAVVFTMTIALACIRESPESRPIMRAVAQELSATTQPYLSQPFTMITMNKLRGFQK; this is translated from the exons ATGACAACTTTCCAAAAGGTTCATGCTTTAGTCTTTCATATACTCTTGCTAGCTTTGCTTCCATTGAAAATCGCTTCATCACTAACAGCAGAAGCAGAAGCCCTTGTCAAATGGAAAAACAGTTTATCCTctcctcttcctccttctcAAGACTCATGGTCCCTCACCAACCTTTCCAACCTTTGCATTTGGGATGCCATTGTTTGTGACAATACCAACACAACAGTCTCAGAGATAAACTTGTCTGGTGCTAATCTCACTGGGACTCTCTCTGCCTTGGATTTTGCTTCCCTCCCTAACCTCACCCAACTCAACCTCAATGCCAACAACTTTGGGGGGTCAATACCATCAGAAATTGGCAAACTCTCCAAGCTCACACTATTGGACTTGGGGAACAACTTATTTGAAGACTCACTGCCTAAAGAACTAGGCCAGCTAAGGGAGCTTCGATATCTCAGCCTTTACAACAACAATCTCAATGGCACCATTCCTTATCAGCTCATGAATCTACCTAAGGTATGGTACATGAACCTCGGATCAAATTATTTCATAACTCCTCTTCACTGGTCCCAATATTCATGCATGCCTTCCTTGACACGCCTTGCTTTACATCTAAATCCATCACTCACTGGTCAATTCCCGAGTTTCATACTTGAGTGCCATAACTTGACATACCTTGACATCTCTCAGAATGGATGGAATGACACTATTCCAGAATCTTTGTATAGCAATTTGGGCAAGCTAGAATACCTCAACCTCACCAACAACGGGTTTGGAGGAAAGCTGTCACCCAACTTGTACATGCTTTCTAATCTCAAAGAACTTCGTATTAGTTATAACATGTTTAATGGTCCTGTTCCCACTGAGTTAGGATTGATATCTGGGCTTCAACTTCTTGAAATGAAGAGTATTTCTGCCTATGGGAAGATCCCTTCTTCCTTAGGCCAACTTAGGGAGCTGTGGCATCTTGATCTCAGtataaattcttttaactcTACAGTTCCTTCGGAGCTTGGCCTGTGCAAAAATCTATCTTTCTTGAGCTTAGCAGTGAATGATTTGACTGGTCCTTTGCCTATGTCATTAGCTAATCTGACTAAAATATCAGAACTGGGATTATCAGATAACTCCTTTTCTGGTGAACTTTCTGCTACGCTTTTCTCTAACTGGACCCAGTTGATCTCCTTGCAAATCCAAAACAATAACTTTACAGGAAAGCTTCCTCCACATATTGGCCTGTTGAAAAAACTTAACTTTCTCTACCTGCACAATAATCACTTCTCTGGTCCCATTCCTGTGGAGATTGGAAACCTGAAGGAATTGACATGGTTAGACCTTTCACAAAACCAATTCTCTGGCCCAATTCCATCAACTCTTTGGAATCTGACTAACATTCAACTCATGAATCTTTACTTCAATGAGCTCTCTGGAACCATCCCCACGGATATTGGAAACTTGACCTCACTCCAAATCTTTGATGTCAGCAACAATAAATTGTATGGGGAGTTGCCAGCAACCATTGCTCAACTAACTGCTTTAAGAAATTTTTCAGTGTTCAGCAATAACTTCACTGGCAGCCTTCCTAGACAATTTGGAAAGATTAATCCTTCTTTGACCTGCGTCTACCTTTCAAACAACAGTTTCTCAGGAGAACTGCCACCTGACATATGCAGTGGGGgcaaactaattatttttgcaaTCAATAACAACAGCTTTTCAGGGCCATTGCCAAAGTCCTTGAGAAATTGTCCATCACTTATTAGAGTTCGGCTTGATGATAACCAGCTCAGTGGAAACATCACAGACGCATTTGGGGTTCTCCCaaatcttgtttttatctcaCTTAATACAAACCAACTAGTGGGTGAGCTATCTCCCGAGTGGGGCGAGTGTGCCAGCTTAACCAATATGAATATGGGAAGCAACAAACTTTCTGGAAAAATTCCTTCTGCGCTAAGTAAGTTGAGTCAATTAAGGTATCTAAGCCTTCATTCCAATGAATTCACTGGTAGTATCCCACCCGAAATCGGAAATCTAAGCCTGCTTTACTCGTTCAATTTGAGCAGTAACCATTTATCCGGAGAAATCCCAAAGAGTTATGGGAGATTGGCTAAGCTAAATTTTCTTGATTTATCAAATAACAACTTCAGTGGAAGCATTCCTAAAGAAATCGGTGATTGTGATGGCTTACTGAGCCTGAATTTAAGCCATAACAGTCTATCTGGGGAGATACCAGATGAACTTGGCAATCTGTTCTCACTGCAAATAATGTTGGACATCAGCGGCAACTCTCTTTCCGGGGCTCTTCCCCAAAACCTTGAAAAGTTAACAGCATTGGAAATTCTCAATGTGTCACACAACCATCTATCAGGGACAATCCCACGATCATTTTCAAGCATGCTCAGCCTTCAATCTATTGATTTTTCTTATAACAAGCTGAGTGGTTCAATCCCCACAGGCCGTGTTTTCCAGACAGCAACTGCTGAAGCCTATGCAGGAAACTCAGGTTTGTGCGGTGAGATAAAAGGATTAACATGCCCCAAATCACTTTCCCCGGACAAATCTGGAGGAGTTAACAAAAAGGTTCTTCTTGGGTTTATCATACCAGTTTGTGTATTAATTGGGATGATTAGTGTTGGAGCAATACTTCGCCGGCGGCATATCATAAAAAACCTTGATGAAGTGTCCAAAAGCAATGAAAAAAGTGATCAGCCTATCAGCGTGGTGTGTGGAAGAGATGGAAAATTCACATTTTCTGATCTTGTTAAGGCCACCGATGACTTCAATGACAAGTACTGCGTTGGAAAAGGAGGATTCGGAAGTGTTTATAGAGCACAATTACCCACAGGTCAAGTCGTTGCTGTGAAGAGGCTCAACATATCATACTCCGATGACATTCAACCAATGAACCGCCATAGCTTTTTGAATGAGATAGAAGCACTTACAGGTGTGAGACACCGCAATATAATAAAGCTTTATGGATTCTGTTCTTGCAGGGGACAAATGTTCTTGGTTTATGAATACATAGACAGAGGAAGTTTGGAAAAAGTGTTGTACGGAGAGGAAGGAAAATTGGAGCTAAGCTGGGCCACAAGGATAAAAATTGTGCAAGGAATAGCACATGCAATTTCATACCTGCACACAGATTGCTCCCCACAAATTGTGCACCGGGATGTAACACTGAATAACATACTACTAGACTTCGACTTTGAACCCCGTCTTGCAGATTTTGGCACAGCAAAGCTCCTAAGCTCAGACGCTTCAACGTGGACTTCAGTTGCTGGATCCTATGGTTACATGGCTCCAG AACTGGCACAAACAATGAGAGTGACGGAGAAGTGTGACGTGTATAGTTTTGGAGTGGTGGTGATGGAGATATTGATGGGAAAGCATCCTGGAGAACTGTTGGGTACACTGTCTTCAAACAAGTATTTGTCATCAACGGAGGAAGCACAGGTGCTACTGAAGGACGTGCTTGATCAAAGGCTTCCACCTCCTACAGGCCAATTGGCAGAAGCAGTGGTGTTCACAATGACCATAGCTTTGGCATGCATACGTGAGTCTCCAGAGTCCAGACCCATCATGCGTGCTGTGGCTCAAGAACTATCGGCTACTACTCAGCCTTATCTTTCCCAGCCATTTACCATGATTACCATGAACAAGCTTAGAGGCTTCCAGAAGTAG